The Caballeronia sp. SL2Y3 genomic sequence TCGAAGAACAGGGCTATGCGCGCGACGACATCGATCTTTTCGAAGTCGCCGGCGCGTTCGAGATTCCGCTGCACGCGAAGCGGCTCGCGCAGAGCGGGCGTTATGCGGGCATCGTGGCGGCAGGATTGGTGGTCGATGGCGGCATCTACCGGCACGAATTCGTCGCGCAGGCGGTGATCAACGGGTTGATGCAGGTGCAGCTCGAAACAGGCACACCGGTGTTTTCCGCCGTGCTTACGCCGCATCATTTTCATCACGGGGACGAGCACGTCGGCTTCTTTCGCGATCATTTCCTCGTGAAAGGTCGAGAAGCGGCCCATGCCTGCGCGGATACCATCGGCAAGCTCGGCGCGCTGCCGGTTCTGTAAGCCTTAGTGACGTAGCGGTCATGGGCGCTCGGCCCGTGACCGTTCTGTGGATGCGGTTCGGCTGGACCGTTAGTTGCATGGGATGGGTAAGCCGATGGCGTGGCATTGGGTGCGCACGCTGGCTCGAAGCGG encodes the following:
- a CDS encoding 6,7-dimethyl-8-ribityllumazine synthase produces the protein MNTSIFNESQAVQAAGARRPRIAFVQACWHRDIVDQCRTSFLQAIEEQGYARDDIDLFEVAGAFEIPLHAKRLAQSGRYAGIVAAGLVVDGGIYRHEFVAQAVINGLMQVQLETGTPVFSAVLTPHHFHHGDEHVGFFRDHFLVKGREAAHACADTIGKLGALPVL